The window GCGGCGCTGGTGGTGTGGACCGGTCTGTTCATCGTGCAGCCGAATCAGGCGCGTGCGATGGTGTTTTTCGGGAACTACAAAGGGTCGGTGCGCGAACCGGGCTTTTTCTGGACGATCCCGTTTACCTCGAAGCCTAACGTGTCGCTGAAAGTGCGCAACTTCAACTCGAAGCAGCTGAAAGTCAACGATGTGGTCGGCAACCCGATCGAGATCGCAGCGGTCATCGTGTTTAAAGTGACCGATTCGGCCAAGGCGCTGTTTGAAGTGGATAACTATATGGAGTTCGTGGAGATTCAGAGCGAGACGGCGTTGCGCCACATCGCGTCCCTGCATCCGTACGACAACTATGACTCGGGCGGCACGACGCTTCGCGGCAACACCGATGAGATCGCGGTGGAACTGCAGAACGACCTGCAGGCACGCCTGGCGGTGGCCGGCGTGGAAGTGATGGAAGCGCGTTTGACCCATCTCGCCTATTCGCCGGAGATCGCCGGGGCGATGCTGCAGCGGCAACAGGCGGCGGCGATCGTCGCGGCGCGCGAGAAGATCGTGGAAGGCGCGGTCGGCATGGTGCAGATGGCAATCGACAAGCTGAAGGCGGACGGGGTCATCGATCTTGATGAAGAGCGCAAAGCGGCGATGATCAACAACCTGATGGTGGCGATCGTCTCCGAGAAACCGTCCCAGCCG of the Tumebacillus sp. BK434 genome contains:
- a CDS encoding SPFH domain-containing protein, with amino-acid sequence MQEKKTMAWNGFLGLLIMVLLFVVSGIGLISATPGGFIVCVLAAIAALVVWTGLFIVQPNQARAMVFFGNYKGSVREPGFFWTIPFTSKPNVSLKVRNFNSKQLKVNDVVGNPIEIAAVIVFKVTDSAKALFEVDNYMEFVEIQSETALRHIASLHPYDNYDSGGTTLRGNTDEIAVELQNDLQARLAVAGVEVMEARLTHLAYSPEIAGAMLQRQQAAAIVAAREKIVEGAVGMVQMAIDKLKADGVIDLDEERKAAMINNLMVAIVSEKPSQPIVNAGSIY